A single Candidatus Neptunochlamydia vexilliferae DNA region contains:
- a CDS encoding ATP-dependent DNA helicase — MEQIEIDEIIGKRIGPIGAELMAAARAGHLCICKEEVIEGCTALKGDEERFEGMVGRWDDLYYLQRNWVLEGAVVREFKRLLQGDVNPLYIEGCAGMNEKQAVAVEMGLSESVLCLTGGPGTGKTYTIAEIVKRYGKDVCVAAPTGKAVSVLREKLDVEVGTLHRLLGIRSGKDLLFGEKVLDYGMVIVDECSMIDVGMLAALLRAIKTGTRLILVGDHDQLPPVEAGTVFGELCRFMRERGQGYVHLDQCMRSDRKEILEKAEAVRKGEMIPYGKLERKISEWKKEFKKGGFRLLSCLRRGPFGVDAINELMWEKGEIPIIITRTDKRMELSNGEMGTLMKRSEGRALGKEDEALFGERRFPAVLLPEFEYAYCLSVHKSQGSEFERVVLLVPQGAEAFGREILYTGITRAKEEIEILADEGMIEACVSETSEKMSGIRRRLCAS, encoded by the coding sequence ATGGAACAAATCGAGATCGATGAAATTATTGGTAAGCGGATCGGCCCTATTGGGGCCGAGCTAATGGCAGCAGCACGTGCTGGTCACCTCTGCATTTGCAAAGAGGAAGTGATTGAGGGATGCACCGCGCTTAAGGGAGATGAAGAGCGCTTTGAGGGAATGGTTGGTCGGTGGGACGACCTCTACTACCTTCAGCGAAACTGGGTCCTTGAAGGAGCTGTTGTGCGCGAGTTTAAGCGCCTTCTTCAGGGAGATGTAAATCCGCTTTACATTGAAGGGTGCGCCGGGATGAATGAGAAACAAGCTGTTGCGGTCGAGATGGGCCTTTCTGAAAGTGTCCTTTGTCTCACAGGAGGACCGGGAACCGGAAAAACCTATACGATTGCCGAGATTGTCAAGCGGTATGGCAAAGATGTGTGTGTGGCGGCTCCGACAGGAAAGGCGGTTTCGGTCCTGCGAGAAAAGCTCGATGTGGAGGTGGGAACCCTCCATCGCCTCCTTGGAATTCGGAGTGGGAAGGACCTTCTATTTGGGGAGAAGGTCCTTGATTATGGAATGGTCATTGTTGATGAGTGTTCGATGATCGATGTGGGGATGTTGGCCGCTTTACTGCGGGCCATTAAAACGGGAACTCGGCTCATTTTAGTGGGGGATCATGATCAGTTGCCTCCGGTCGAGGCGGGAACAGTCTTTGGAGAGCTTTGCCGTTTTATGAGGGAGCGGGGACAAGGGTATGTGCACCTTGATCAGTGCATGCGGAGTGACCGGAAAGAGATTTTAGAAAAAGCAGAGGCGGTCAGAAAAGGGGAGATGATCCCTTATGGAAAGCTCGAGCGGAAAATTTCGGAGTGGAAAAAGGAATTTAAAAAGGGGGGATTTCGCCTTTTATCTTGCCTTCGACGGGGACCTTTTGGGGTCGATGCGATCAATGAGCTGATGTGGGAAAAGGGGGAGATCCCGATCATCATCACCCGGACTGACAAGCGGATGGAGCTGAGTAATGGAGAGATGGGAACGTTGATGAAGCGATCGGAAGGGCGTGCTCTTGGGAAAGAGGATGAGGCTCTTTTTGGAGAAAGGCGATTTCCAGCGGTTTTACTTCCTGAATTTGAGTATGCCTACTGCTTGTCGGTCCACAAAAGCCAGGGGAGTGAGTTTGAACGGGTCGTTTTACTTGTCCCCCAAGGGGCAGAAGCCTTCGGGCGGGAGATTTTATACACAGGCATTACCCGTGCAAAGGAAGAGATCGAAATTCTTGCTGATGAGGGGATGATTGAGGCGTGTGTGAGTGAAACATCGGAAAAAATGTCGGGAATCAGGAGGAGGTTATGCGCCTCTTAG
- a CDS encoding tetratricopeptide repeat protein has product MSKLKALSRCAFLMVIPTLFGTPYNYAQKISVESKEETYQKQSHSLTYDEILTLIDQIESGELEEGCSLQNLEKIDRFMALLAMEGVLPDGSIDVCELEEDIEDLLGDQENPFTYAFYTGNVGEYTVLPALLRGSSQYEMILCKGWLGKKWKKTKKFVRKHKKAIIIGAVVVVVVTAVVVASVATGGAAVTAAHAGAAAVGAAGAGAAEKGSSKPKSTEADRTYAPPSYDTSFVNEVIEEEVTCLKDSIVKEAFFEPPSLNRQEARLSLEETGRVIGPIFAHDSFSTLNDRYGSYPQFSQELKQIRNQSNIPLLPKGKNDSLDLAHREIDKRFSTEYALLFSNPHQEPSFTALSYQMRGEKAFNLGFYGQATQDLSQAIELIPEEPLPYIQRGYSHFNMGNYDQSLQDFQTFTDVSKSPAEPLLISEFTNGFAKGVPKGLYSSGKGIGLFLADFIIRTQEYSVL; this is encoded by the coding sequence ATGTCCAAGTTGAAGGCCCTTAGCAGATGCGCTTTTCTAATGGTTATTCCCACCCTCTTTGGCACACCCTATAACTATGCTCAAAAAATCAGTGTTGAGTCTAAAGAAGAGACTTACCAAAAGCAAAGTCACTCTCTAACGTATGATGAGATACTAACCTTAATCGATCAAATAGAATCGGGAGAGCTTGAGGAAGGGTGTTCTTTGCAAAATCTAGAAAAAATCGATCGGTTCATGGCCCTTTTGGCAATGGAAGGGGTGCTTCCAGATGGCTCAATAGATGTATGCGAGTTAGAAGAGGATATCGAAGACCTTCTTGGAGATCAGGAAAATCCCTTTACTTATGCCTTCTATACAGGAAATGTTGGCGAGTATACTGTCCTTCCAGCCTTACTAAGAGGATCATCTCAATATGAGATGATCCTTTGTAAAGGGTGGCTTGGGAAAAAATGGAAAAAAACAAAAAAGTTTGTTAGGAAACATAAAAAAGCCATCATCATCGGTGCAGTTGTCGTTGTTGTTGTGACCGCTGTTGTTGTTGCAAGCGTTGCGACAGGTGGTGCGGCAGTAACCGCTGCCCATGCAGGGGCTGCAGCCGTAGGGGCTGCTGGAGCAGGGGCCGCAGAAAAAGGCTCCTCTAAGCCTAAGAGCACAGAGGCTGATAGGACATATGCTCCTCCCTCATATGATACCTCCTTTGTCAATGAAGTGATTGAAGAGGAGGTGACTTGTCTCAAAGATAGTATTGTTAAGGAAGCATTTTTCGAGCCCCCCTCTTTAAATAGGCAGGAGGCGAGGCTTTCTTTGGAAGAAACAGGGAGGGTTATTGGCCCCATATTTGCCCACGACAGCTTTAGCACTTTAAATGATCGGTATGGGTCCTATCCACAGTTTTCCCAAGAATTAAAACAGATTCGAAACCAGTCAAATATTCCCCTACTTCCAAAAGGGAAAAACGATTCCTTAGATCTTGCTCACCGTGAAATCGACAAGAGATTTTCAACCGAGTATGCTCTCCTTTTTTCAAATCCACACCAAGAGCCCAGTTTTACCGCTCTTTCCTACCAAATGCGGGGAGAAAAGGCTTTTAACCTTGGCTTTTATGGTCAAGCAACTCAAGATCTAAGTCAAGCCATTGAGCTTATTCCTGAAGAACCTCTCCCCTACATCCAAAGGGGATATTCTCATTTTAATATGGGAAACTATGATCAGTCTCTACAAGATTTTCAAACTTTTACGGATGTTTCTAAGAGCCCAGCAGAGCCTCTTTTGATCTC
- the dacB gene encoding D-alanyl-D-alanine carboxypeptidase/D-alanyl-D-alanine-endopeptidase, giving the protein MRLLVWLWLFLASALSAIEGRVLHEIEGFIADVAPTALIGIKVYSLDKGKVLYERNAKKRFTPASSLKLFTVAAALHHLGGDYRFETKVVSDEEGNCYLTGSGDPSLSALDLIELVEQLDLTLIQGDLILDLSCFEDGPMGPGWMWDEEPAFWSVPMSALNLEHNYVDDTPILEPAKFTGALFKSALQRKGVEVQGKIKEGKAPETCTLLAKHESEPLRELAKVLLKNSDNLYANCIFKKMGGSWTKGQESVESFLEELRIEGLRVVDGSGESCYNLISPHQMVKFLKKMKGSKDLREALPTPGEEGTLRFRMGMLKDIQAKTGSMTGVSSLCGYLTTEEGEKLTFAIFVNGYMKEGSEIKEQLEDRICHFLSKLPCSL; this is encoded by the coding sequence ATGCGCCTCTTAGTTTGGTTGTGGTTGTTTTTAGCAAGCGCCCTTTCAGCGATTGAGGGGAGGGTTTTGCATGAGATCGAAGGATTCATTGCTGATGTTGCCCCCACTGCACTCATTGGGATCAAGGTCTATTCTTTAGATAAAGGGAAGGTCTTATATGAAAGGAATGCAAAAAAACGGTTCACTCCAGCAAGTAGCTTAAAACTTTTTACCGTTGCGGCCGCTTTACACCATTTGGGAGGAGACTATCGCTTTGAAACCAAGGTGGTTTCGGATGAAGAGGGAAACTGCTATTTGACTGGCTCTGGAGATCCCAGCCTGTCAGCTCTTGATCTGATCGAACTCGTTGAACAACTCGATCTCACCCTCATTCAGGGGGATCTTATTTTGGATCTGAGTTGTTTTGAAGATGGGCCGATGGGTCCGGGATGGATGTGGGACGAAGAGCCTGCTTTCTGGTCGGTTCCGATGAGCGCCCTGAATCTTGAACATAATTATGTCGATGACACCCCTATTTTAGAACCGGCAAAGTTTACAGGAGCCTTATTTAAGTCCGCTTTACAACGAAAGGGGGTTGAAGTTCAGGGGAAGATAAAGGAGGGAAAAGCCCCTGAAACCTGCACCCTTCTTGCAAAACATGAATCGGAGCCTCTTCGAGAGCTGGCCAAAGTGCTTCTGAAAAACTCTGACAATTTATATGCGAACTGTATTTTCAAAAAGATGGGGGGTTCTTGGACTAAGGGACAGGAGAGTGTTGAAAGCTTCTTGGAGGAGCTGAGGATAGAGGGGCTTCGAGTGGTTGATGGAAGTGGGGAGTCTTGCTACAACCTCATTTCTCCCCACCAGATGGTGAAGTTTTTAAAGAAGATGAAGGGGAGTAAAGACCTTAGGGAGGCCCTTCCTACCCCTGGTGAAGAGGGGACATTAAGGTTTCGGATGGGAATGCTAAAGGACATTCAAGCAAAGACAGGTTCGATGACAGGCGTATCTTCTCTTTGTGGCTATCTAACAACTGAAGAGGGGGAAAAACTTACCTTTGCGATCTTTGTCAACGGGTATATGAAAGAGGGGAGTGAGATTAAAGAGCAGCTCGAAGATCGGATTTGTCATTTCTTAAGCAAATTGCCCTGCTCTCTTTAA